Genomic window (Polaribacter batillariae):
GTAAATTTTTAAGCGAACTTTTAAGAGATTTATTAGACAGTTTAAATGTAAACCAAGTATTAAGAACTGCAGGTGTAAACTCTATTGTAGGCAAAACAAATATCGAAAAACTAATTGCAAACATTGTATATGCCTTTATAATTTTATTTGGTTTAATAACGGCTATCGAAAAATTAGAATTCGATAAATTGTCTGAAATTATGGAAACTGTTGTTAACTTAGGTGGCAACATACTATTTGGCTTAATCATATTAGCAATCGGAAATTGGATTTCTAACCTTGCCAAAAACAGTTTTTTAAAATCCGACGATAATAAATTCGTTGCAAGTATTATTCGAGTTGCCATTTTAGCCATATTTTTAGCAATTGGTTTACGCAGAATGGGCATTGCAGACGATATTATAAACCTTGCTTTTGGCATTACTCTTGGAGCTGTGGCATTAACCGTAGTTTTATCTTTTGGTTTAGGCGGTCGTGAAGCTGCAGGAAAACAAATGAGTAAAATTTTAGAAAAATTCAATAACAATAAAACTTTAAATAGTTAGTTTTAAAGTATTTGTAATCGTAAAGTAAAAGTCTCAAAACTAAAATTTTGAGGCTTTTTTGTTATTTAAAAAATAAAGAATTTGGGCACTCTTTAAAAAGTAATAACTTCAAAGCATAATGGGTAATCTATCAATATCTTTTCCTTAATTTTGCAAACCAAAATACTTAAAAATGCCACGTAGAGAACGCAACAAATTTGTAAAAAAAAATCAAGTTTTAGAGTTAAAAATTGAAGATTATGCTTTTGGAGGAAAAGGAATTGCCAGAATTCATTCCGAAGAAGGAAGTTTTGTAATATTTGTTCCGAATACGTTGCCTGGACAATTGGTAAAAGTGCAAATTAGCAAATCCAATAAAAAATATGCAGAAGCAAAATTAATTGATGTTTTAGAACCATCAGAAGACGAAGTGGAAGTTCCTTTTCAAGACATTCCTGGAGCGCCTTACATTCAATTACCTATTGAACTGCAACATACATACAAAAAAGAAAGTACTTTATCTTTATTCAAAAGAATTGGAAAAGTAGAAAATATTGAGGATTTATTCGACGAATTTGTAACCTCACCCAATGTGTTTCATTACAGAAATAAAATGGAATATGGTTTTTCTGCCATTGGTTATGATAGAATCAACAAAACCGATAAAGACGAATTTACGCTTGGTTTTAAACGACGTGGAGTTTGGTGGATGGGCGATAATTTAGAAAAAGACTCGGGTTTGTTTGATAAACAACTGGAAGATAATTTAAAAAACATCCGAAACTATTGTTTAGAAACAGGGTTATCACCTTGGCATGGGCCTAAAAAAGAAGGTTTTTTTAGATATTTTGTGGTGCGTAAATCTTTTAAAACAAACGAACTATTATGTAATTTGGTAACTACTTCTAGTGAATTAGATAAATTCGATTTGCAAGAATTCGCAAATTTTCTAAAAAGCATTTTGGGTGAGCGTTTGGCAGGTCTTTTACACACCATTAACAACGAAACTGGCGATAGAACCATTGCAACTTCTGGAAGTTTAGAACTGGTTTACGGAAAAGATAAAATTGTAGAAGAATTATTAGGTTTAAATTTTGAAATTAGCATGAAAAGCTTCTTTCAAACCAATCCAAAATGTGCAGAAAAACTGTACAATAAAGTTGTAGAATATGTTTTAGAAGACAAAACAAAAGTAAACAATACTGTAGTTATGGACTTGTTTTGTGGAACAGGAACTATTGGGCAAATTGTAGCTTCTAAAAGTAACAATACAAAAATAGTTGGTGTAGATATTGTAGCATCTGCCATTGCAGATGCAAAAAAGAACGCTAAAAGAAACAATATCGAAGGTTTAAAATTCTTTGCAGCAGATGTTGGAAAGTTTTTAATTGCACATCCAGAATATCAAAATAAAATAAAAACCATCATTTTAGATCCTGCAAGAGCAGGAATTGCCCCTAAAACTTTGCAGAAAATCATCAACTTAAATGCAGATAGAATGGTGTATGTTTCTTGTAATCCTGCAACACAGGCAAGAGATACAGAGTTGTTAAGAGAAGCTGGTTACAACATGAAAAAAATAAGTTTGGTAGATCAATTTCCACACACGAGTCATATAGAAACTGTTGTACTTTTTGAAAAAGTGAATTAGTTTTAACATCAATTTAATCAATATTAGTTGCAATAATTATATATTTAAAATCTTAAATCAAATAATCATGAAAAACATAAAACTATCAGATTCTGCAATAGAAAAAAAATTAGAAAACTTACCAGATTGGGATTTTTATGATGATGCACTTCATACAGATTTCGAGTTCGATAATTTTAAAGATTGTATGTCTGCAATGAACAGAATTGCCTTTGAATGCGAAGCTCTAAATCATCATCCAGAATGGACAAATGTGTATAATACCTTAGATATTACATTAACTACTCACGATGTAGATGGTGTTACAGAACTAGATTTTAAATTGGCAGAAGCCATTAATAAAATTGTAGAAGTTGAAGCGTAATTTTATGAAAAAAACATTTTTGTTTCTATTGTTAATTTTCGCCTTTATTTCCGCTTGCGAAAAAGACGATTTCTGTTTACAAAATCCTGTTACACCACGTTTGGTAATTACTTTTTTTGATGACACCAATAGAGAAACTCCTAAAAGAGTACAACGTTTTTCTTTAATTGCAGAAAGCAGGGTTGATAGTTTGTTTACAGGTATATCTACGTTCGACAGCATTGCGATTCCTCTAAACCCAAATGCGTTAGAAACCAAATATACACTTAAAAAAAACACCGTAAATGGTGCTAAGGTAGATAACGAATTTGCAACTTTTACAATTACTTACGAGACTGAACAAGAGTATGTTTCTCGTTCTTGTGGCTATCGAGTTATTTTTAAAAATGTAACATTTTCTACAGAACCCAATACTTGGATTACCGATTTTACACCTACAACATTAACAACTATAGACAATCAAAATTCCGCTCATGTACAAATATTTCATTAGCATTTGTTTCCTTTTTATTTTTGTTGATGGTTTTTCACAAGAACAAAAAAAAGATTCTTTAACAATAAAAGAAAAAGATAGTATCGTTTACAAAACAGGTTATGGCTTACGTATTGGAATTGATATTAGCAAACCTATAAAAGCACAATTCGATGGTTCTTATAGCGGTTTTGAAATTGTTGGAGATTATAGAATAAAAAAGAATTTATACTTAGCTGCAGAAATTGGCTATGAAAAAGAAACCAATAACGAAGATTATACAAATTCAACAGCCAAAGGAAATTACATTCGTTTAGGGGTTAATTACAACGCGTATAAAAATTGGTTGGACATGAATAACGAAATTTTTGTAGGCTATAGATATGGTTTTAGTTTGTTCGAACAAACATTAAATAGCTACA
Coding sequences:
- the rlmD gene encoding 23S rRNA (uracil(1939)-C(5))-methyltransferase RlmD; its protein translation is MPRRERNKFVKKNQVLELKIEDYAFGGKGIARIHSEEGSFVIFVPNTLPGQLVKVQISKSNKKYAEAKLIDVLEPSEDEVEVPFQDIPGAPYIQLPIELQHTYKKESTLSLFKRIGKVENIEDLFDEFVTSPNVFHYRNKMEYGFSAIGYDRINKTDKDEFTLGFKRRGVWWMGDNLEKDSGLFDKQLEDNLKNIRNYCLETGLSPWHGPKKEGFFRYFVVRKSFKTNELLCNLVTTSSELDKFDLQEFANFLKSILGERLAGLLHTINNETGDRTIATSGSLELVYGKDKIVEELLGLNFEISMKSFFQTNPKCAEKLYNKVVEYVLEDKTKVNNTVVMDLFCGTGTIGQIVASKSNNTKIVGVDIVASAIADAKKNAKRNNIEGLKFFAADVGKFLIAHPEYQNKIKTIILDPARAGIAPKTLQKIINLNADRMVYVSCNPATQARDTELLREAGYNMKKISLVDQFPHTSHIETVVLFEKVN
- a CDS encoding 4a-hydroxytetrahydrobiopterin dehydratase, coding for MKNIKLSDSAIEKKLENLPDWDFYDDALHTDFEFDNFKDCMSAMNRIAFECEALNHHPEWTNVYNTLDITLTTHDVDGVTELDFKLAEAINKIVEVEA
- a CDS encoding DUF6452 family protein translates to MKKTFLFLLLIFAFISACEKDDFCLQNPVTPRLVITFFDDTNRETPKRVQRFSLIAESRVDSLFTGISTFDSIAIPLNPNALETKYTLKKNTVNGAKVDNEFATFTITYETEQEYVSRSCGYRVIFKNVTFSTEPNTWITDFTPTTLTTIDNQNSAHVQIFH
- a CDS encoding DUF6048 family protein — protein: MYKYFISICFLFIFVDGFSQEQKKDSLTIKEKDSIVYKTGYGLRIGIDISKPIKAQFDGSYSGFEIVGDYRIKKNLYLAAEIGYEKETNNEDYTNSTAKGNYIRLGVNYNAYKNWLDMNNEIFVGYRYGFSLFEQTLNSYTPNTSSKDFGNYFPVNTITVPQTTTGLNAHWSELMIGIKAETFKNFFISFSASYKIMMSVKDPENFKSLYAPGFNRIFESNTGFGFNYTISYLIPFTKK